Proteins from a genomic interval of Procambarus clarkii isolate CNS0578487 chromosome 45, FALCON_Pclarkii_2.0, whole genome shotgun sequence:
- the LOC138350447 gene encoding low choriolytic enzyme-like, which translates to MPGYVNSPGYVSVVHLHSPECILRAGHVLHELLHVLGFYHEHQRHDRDQHVKIIYDNILPGHEVNFKKVYTETFGLPYDVGSVMHYGARGFCADCSRNTIEAIRLETLEQVHHMGQRLDMSAADVARVNRLYDCTDHYLGDDLPGAIPYIIWKCEREPDHSVCQET; encoded by the coding sequence ATGCCCGGCTACGTCAACTCGCCAGGCTACGTGTCGGTCGTGCACCTCCACTCTCCAGAGTGCATCTTACGAGCGGGACACGTGCTGCACGAGCTCCTGCACGTGCTTGGCTTCTACCACGAGCACCAGCGGCACGACCGTGACCAGCACGTCAAGATCATCTACGACAACATACTCCCTGGCCACGAAGTCAACTTCAAGAAGGTGTACACCGAGACCTTCGGCTTGCCGTACGACGTGGGCTCCGTGATGCATTACGGGGCTCGCGGCTTCTGCGCCGACTGCTCCAGGAACACCATCGAGGCCATCCGTCTGGAGACTCTGGAGCAGGTCCACCACATGGGTCAGCGACTGGACATGAGCGCCGCTGACGTCGCCAGGGTCAATAGGCTCTACGACTGTACTGACCACTACCTGGGTGATGACCTTCCAGGCGCCATCCCTTACATCATCTGGAAATGTGAGCGTGAACCTGACCACTCCGTGTGCCAAGAGACGTGA